CTTTTTGTCCTCCGCACCCCATAACTGCCCCTACAGATGTGTGTGCGCCGCTGACCTGCTGAGCTGCGCGGGCCTGGGGTTGCAGGACGTGCCGGCTGCGTTGCCTGCCGCTGCTGCAGACCTCGACCTGAGCCACAACGCGCTCCAGCGCCTCCGCCCCGGCTGGCTGGCGCCACTCTCCCGGCTGCGCGCCCTGCGCCTAGGCCACAACGAACTGGTCGTGCTAGGTCACGGAGTCTTCACCAACGCCAGCGGCCTGCGGCTACTCGATTTATCATCTAACGCGCTGCGGGCGCTTGGCCGCCACGACCTCGAAGGGTTGGGGGCGCTGGAGAGGCTGCTTCTGTTCAATAACCGCTTAGCGCACTTGGATGAGCACGCCTTCCATGGCCTGGGCGCACTCAGCCGTCTCTACCTGGGCTGCAACGaactctcctccttctcttttgacCACCTGCACGGTCTGGGCACGACCCACCTACGTACTCTGGATCTCTCCTCCAACCGCCTGGGACGCATCCCAGTACCTGACCTGGCTGCACTGCCAGCCTTTCTTAAGAACGGCCTTTACCTGCACAACAATCCATTACCCTGTGACTGCCGTCTCTACCACCTGCTGCAGCGCTGGCATCAGCGGGGCCTAAGCGCTGTGAGTGACTTTGCCCGAGAGTACATGTGCCTGGCCTTCAAGGTACCCACATCCCGTGTGCGCTTCTTTGAGCACAGCCGTGTCTTTGAGAATTGCTCAGCTGCCCTGGCTCAGGGCCTAGAGCAGCCCGAGGTGCAGCTGCACGTGCAGATGGGTCGGTCCCTGAGGCTGCACTGCAACACCAGTGCCCCAGCTGTGCGCATCGCCTGGGTGTCACCACAGCACGAGCTGCTGGTGGCACCAGGATCCCGAGACGGCAGCATCGCAGTGCTGGCTGATGGCAGCTTGGCCATCAGCAATGTGCAGCCGCAGCACGAGGGGGTCTTTGTGTGCCTGGCAGCCGGGCCCCGCCTGCATCACAACCAGACGCACGAGTACAACGTGAGCGTGCATTTCCCACACCCTGAGCCCGAGGCTTTCAACACAGGCTTCACCACCCTGCTGGGCTGCGCTGTGGGCCTGGTGCTTGTGCTGCTCTACCTTTTTGCGCCACCCTGCCCAGGCTGCCGCCGCTGCTACCGTCGCACCTGCCACTGCCGCCGCTGGCCCCGGGCACCCAGCCCCCTCCAGGAGCTGAGCGCACAGTCCTCAGTGCTCAGCACACCACCGGATGTGCCCAGCCGCAAGGCCAGTGTCCACAAGCATGTGGTCTTTCTGGAGCCGGGCAGGAGGGGCCTCAATGGGCGTGTGCAGCTGGCAGTAGCCGAGGACTTTGATCTCTACAATCCTGTGGGCCTGCGGCTCAAGGCTGGCTCTGAGTCTGCTAGCTCCACGGGCTCTGAGGGCCTGGTGATGACCTAGGCTGCCCTGGGCCCAGAGCCAGGCCACTTGCCACCCGCTGCTCGCCCTGCTCCCTGCTGCCGCCCTGACAACTGCCAGATGCTGGTGGGAGCGCTGGGCTTGGTCCTCCAGCCTCCTGCACGGCCTTGACCTCAACCACAGCAGCCCCAATCACTAATGGAGGAGCTgggctccccaccctctctcctgctctgctctAACACAGGGCCCAAAGGCCCTAGACCCTAGCAGGACCTACTGGTGCCCACACGTCCCACGAGGACTGGAACTGGGGCCATCTGGAAGAGCCCTTGCCTGAGAGCCCTAGGTACACCACCTTAGAGGCCGAGGCAGCTACCAAGCCGTGGTGAAGTACTGAAGCATAACCATCTTCCCCTTCCCAAGGGGACAGGAAGAGAGTGGGCCcacaggggaagaggagaagggctCCAAAGGAAGACCTAGGCCCCCACCCAGGGTGGAAGGAGGAAACATGCACCAACATCCAACCTACTTCAAGCTCCACAACTCCATGCAGTCTGCTGGGCAGGAAGGAAGCAGGTGGGGCTCCTCAAGAGACCCCCAGGGGGCCTGGCCCGAGCATCAGCCAGAGTGGCCCTGCTCCCTCTGGTCAGGGACAGCCACAGACCACTCTGAGAGCACAGCCTCTCCCGTGGGCTCACAAGACAGCAGTAAGGGGCAACATGGCCTGTGCCCCCAGCTTTTTAGCAGTAAAAAGCCCGAGCATGGCCAAGATGGGAGGGCCTAGCCGGAACTTGCTGTCCCTCGAGGGTAGAAGCCTCTTAAGGGCTGGCACTGATCTTGGTCTAATGGCTGAGGCAGTGCCCTGGTCTCATATGCTCTTACCACCCActgcagggaggcagggaagggggcggggggcctgGGAACCCCTCCTGCGTGGGTGCTGAGCTGGGGGCTCCTACAAGTCCTGGATCCAGTTGTTCATGGAGTTCCTTAATAAAGGTGGTACATGCTCATCACCAGAGCCTTCGTGAACACAAGTAGCAGTGTGTGCGCTCAGCCCCCCTTCCCAGCAGTGCTGTGCTGGATGCTGCAGGAGAGCACCCCGCCCATGCCTGAGGTATAACCACAAGCCAGTGGCTATGACCATGCGGCTCAGGCACCCTGTTCTGCTGGGGTCCCCGATTCTCCTACTCAGAGCTACTGCTGCTACCACCTGTTTAGGCAATTTGTACATCATGACCTCCCCCTGGCCTCAACGCCTGATGCTGAggtccattttagagatgaagaaacggCGGCAGGGAGGCCCTGCCTGGTGCACTCCCCATCAGCCATGCCAGCTCCCATGGGGCCCTGGTGCCTAACACTTACCCCGACGCCGGGCCATGCACTAGGAGCCGCACCAGGATGCCTGTCACAGCCACCAGAATGGGATAGTGGTCCACGCTCTCCAGGcctgaagggaaaggagggatCCAGGGATCCTGAAGAGGGATCCAGGCCTCCTGGCTAGTGCGAGCCCCCCTGTCCTCCCCACAGAAGGGCGACCTAAGGCTGAGGGTACCAAGCCTGCCTGTCCCAATGCAGAATGGACAATCAGGCATCACAACTCCTAGCAGAGGAACCAAGGCTTGTGCTATGTTGGGTTCAGGGCACTGGGTCCTCACCAGGCAGCCGCAGGGTGACCACGCGGTCAAACAGGTTCCTCTCGGCCGTCACCCGGTTCAGCACCTGGTTCAGCAGCTGTGAGGGCAGGAGCCCATTGGTGGAGTGGATGGGTGGGCTCACCACCGGGGAGTCCCCAGGggcccccccaccctgcccagatGGACACACCTGTGCGAGACGCCGCAGCAGCATCTCAGAGGTAGGCCGGGCCCAGTCCAGGAATATCTCAGGCACCAGCGTGATGGTCATCTCCAAGACACGCAGCAGGCTGACCGAGAGGTCAAAGCAGGTGGCACACACCTTGAGCTGCCGGCTGTCCACAAAGTTCCGCTCTAGGCGCTCGGCAGCCTGTTGGATCTGAGCCACCAGCAGGTGGGCAGTCAGTGGCCTGGCCACACTGCAGTTCATGCCTGGTCCTCTGCAACACCACAGCCCACGCGACCCACTGTGACCCACCTCCTGGATCATGCCGATGAACTCAGAGAAGGCCCAGTTGAGCTGGTTGAGGAC
This DNA window, taken from Neofelis nebulosa isolate mNeoNeb1 chromosome 4, mNeoNeb1.pri, whole genome shotgun sequence, encodes the following:
- the AMIGO3 gene encoding amphoterin-induced protein 3; this encodes MAWLVLLGALLCMPRVGVGSLGSEGFLSSAPHNCPYRCVCAADLLSCAGLGLQDVPAALPAAAADLDLSHNALQRLRPGWLAPLSRLRALRLGHNELVVLGHGVFTNASGLRLLDLSSNALRALGRHDLEGLGALERLLLFNNRLAHLDEHAFHGLGALSRLYLGCNELSSFSFDHLHGLGTTHLRTLDLSSNRLGRIPVPDLAALPAFLKNGLYLHNNPLPCDCRLYHLLQRWHQRGLSAVSDFAREYMCLAFKVPTSRVRFFEHSRVFENCSAALAQGLEQPEVQLHVQMGRSLRLHCNTSAPAVRIAWVSPQHELLVAPGSRDGSIAVLADGSLAISNVQPQHEGVFVCLAAGPRLHHNQTHEYNVSVHFPHPEPEAFNTGFTTLLGCAVGLVLVLLYLFAPPCPGCRRCYRRTCHCRRWPRAPSPLQELSAQSSVLSTPPDVPSRKASVHKHVVFLEPGRRGLNGRVQLAVAEDFDLYNPVGLRLKAGSESASSTGSEGLVMT